One window of Kosakonia cowanii JCM 10956 = DSM 18146 genomic DNA carries:
- the uvrC gene encoding excinuclease ABC subunit UvrC, which translates to MTEVFDSKAFLKTVTSKPGVYRMYDTGGTVIYVGKAKDLKKRLSSYFRSNLASRKTEALVAQIQQIDVTVTHTETEALLLEHNYIKLYQPRYNVLLRDDKSYPFIFLSNDTHPRLATHRGAKHAKGEYFGPFPNGYAVRETLALLQKIFPVRQCENSVYRNRSRPCLQYQIGRCLGPCVEGLVSEEEYAQQVDYVRLFLAGKDDQVLTQLIARMEKASQALDFEEAARVRDQIQAVRRVTEKQFVSNNGDDLDVIGVAFDAGMACVHVLFIRQGKVLGSRSYYPKVPGGTELGEVVETFVGQFYLQGSQMRTLPGEILLDFDLTDKTLLGDSLSELAGRKVNVQTKPRGDRARYLKLARTNAATALSTKLSQQSTVHQRLAALASVLNLPAVKRMECFDISHTMGEQTVASCVVFDPNGPVRAEYRRYNITGITPGDDYAAMNQVLRRRYGKAIEEDKIPDVILIDGGKGQLGQAKTVFAELDVPWDKHKPLLLGVAKGADRKAGLETLFFEPEGEGFSLPPDSPALHVIQHIRDESHDHAISGHRKKRAKVKNTSSLETIEGVGPKRRQMLLKYMGGLQGLQNASIEEIAKVPGISQGLAEKIFYSLKH; encoded by the coding sequence AACCGAAGCGCTGGTCGCGCAGATCCAACAGATCGACGTGACCGTCACGCACACGGAGACCGAAGCGCTGCTGCTGGAGCACAACTACATCAAGCTTTACCAGCCTCGCTACAACGTGCTGCTCAGGGACGATAAATCCTACCCGTTTATCTTTCTCAGCAACGATACGCACCCTCGCCTGGCAACCCATCGCGGCGCGAAGCATGCGAAGGGGGAGTATTTCGGCCCCTTCCCGAACGGCTACGCGGTGCGGGAAACGCTGGCGTTGTTGCAAAAAATCTTCCCTGTTCGCCAGTGCGAAAATAGCGTCTATCGCAACCGCTCCCGTCCGTGCCTGCAGTACCAGATTGGTCGCTGTCTTGGCCCGTGCGTCGAGGGGCTGGTTAGCGAAGAGGAGTATGCGCAGCAGGTCGACTATGTGCGGCTGTTCCTCGCTGGCAAAGACGATCAGGTGCTGACCCAGCTTATCGCGCGAATGGAGAAAGCCAGCCAGGCGCTCGATTTTGAAGAAGCCGCGCGCGTGCGCGATCAAATCCAGGCGGTACGGCGCGTAACGGAGAAACAGTTCGTTTCCAATAACGGCGACGACCTCGATGTTATCGGTGTGGCATTTGACGCCGGTATGGCCTGTGTTCATGTGCTGTTTATTCGCCAGGGCAAGGTGCTCGGCAGCCGCAGCTACTATCCAAAAGTGCCGGGCGGCACCGAGCTTGGCGAAGTAGTTGAAACCTTTGTCGGCCAGTTTTATCTGCAGGGTAGCCAGATGCGCACGCTGCCGGGCGAAATCCTGCTCGACTTTGACCTTACCGATAAAACCCTGCTTGGCGATTCTCTTTCTGAGCTGGCCGGGCGTAAAGTCAATGTGCAGACCAAACCGCGTGGCGATCGCGCCCGTTATCTGAAGCTGGCGCGCACCAATGCCGCGACGGCGCTCAGCACTAAGCTTTCTCAGCAGTCAACCGTCCATCAGCGGCTTGCCGCGCTGGCGAGCGTGCTTAATCTGCCTGCGGTAAAACGCATGGAGTGCTTTGATATCAGCCATACTATGGGCGAGCAGACGGTCGCCTCCTGCGTGGTGTTTGACCCCAACGGGCCGGTGCGCGCCGAGTATCGTCGCTATAACATCACCGGTATCACGCCGGGGGATGACTACGCGGCCATGAACCAAGTGCTGCGCCGCCGCTATGGTAAAGCCATTGAAGAGGACAAGATCCCCGATGTGATCCTGATTGACGGTGGTAAAGGGCAGCTCGGCCAGGCGAAAACGGTGTTTGCCGAACTGGATGTGCCGTGGGATAAACATAAGCCGCTGCTGTTGGGCGTGGCGAAGGGCGCTGACCGTAAAGCCGGTCTGGAAACGCTCTTTTTCGAGCCGGAGGGGGAGGGGTTCAGCCTGCCGCCGGATTCACCCGCGCTGCACGTGATTCAGCACATTCGCGATGAATCGCACGATCACGCTATTAGCGGACACCGTAAAAAGCGGGCAAAGGTGAAGAACACCAGCTCGCTCGAAACCATCGAAGGGGTGGGGCCGAAACGCCGCCAAATGCTGCTGAAGTATATGGGCGGTCTGCAAGGGTTACAGAACGCCAGCATTGAGGAAATTGCGAAAGTGCCGGGCATCTCGCAAGGTCTGGCAGAAAAGATCTTCTACTCGTTGAAACATTAG